A genomic window from Candidatus Bathyarchaeota archaeon includes:
- a CDS encoding MinD/ParA family protein, producing MGKIIAIHSYKGGTGKTSLSVNLAATYARRGKKVCLMDLDFRAPSLHAIFKKEKLDHWLNDYLNGVCEIDKVLVDVKQHNNGGKLTVGLANPTTEAIRDMTAKDRKWEMKALGRLLSLRAAILNEGNFDYIIFDTSPGLQYSSINAIVTADIVLVVTSLDASDIIGSQRMTNELYDLFEKKTGILINKVIADYLSSKEEEKKFNKRIKEIHSLPVLATIPCFCEVLRAAGNFIFSEERPDHPFTETLNNIATKVEQF from the coding sequence ATGGGAAAAATAATTGCAATTCATTCATACAAAGGCGGAACTGGAAAAACATCACTGTCAGTAAACTTGGCAGCTACATATGCCAGACGAGGAAAAAAAGTCTGTTTAATGGATTTGGATTTTCGAGCCCCAAGTCTTCATGCCATATTTAAAAAAGAAAAACTAGACCACTGGCTTAATGATTACCTTAATGGCGTATGCGAAATCGACAAAGTTCTAGTGGACGTAAAACAACACAATAACGGCGGCAAATTAACAGTAGGCTTAGCAAATCCCACCACCGAAGCTATCCGAGACATGACCGCAAAAGACAGAAAATGGGAAATGAAAGCACTAGGTAGACTCCTGTCACTCAGAGCAGCAATTCTTAACGAAGGCAATTTTGATTACATAATCTTTGACACAAGCCCAGGACTTCAATATTCTTCCATAAACGCAATCGTAACTGCAGATATTGTATTAGTCGTAACAAGCTTAGATGCATCAGACATTATCGGCAGCCAACGCATGACCAATGAACTTTATGATCTCTTCGAAAAGAAGACAGGAATCCTAATCAACAAAGTAATCGCAGATTACCTATCTTCAAAAGAGGAAGAAAAGAAATTCAACAAACGCATCAAAGAAATTCATAGCTTACCAGTGTTAGCAACAATACCATGTTTCTGCGAAGTACTACGGGCAGCAGGAAATTTCATATTCTCAGAAGAACGCCCCGATCATCCATTCACAGAGACTTTAAATAACATAGCCACAAAAGTCGAACAATTCTAA
- a CDS encoding isoprenylcysteine carboxylmethyltransferase family protein, with protein sequence MFIVIVSVVSVFLYYLTLTSFGWNQWLLVAANVIFFSIFIATIQFRRKVARLPSSVYLAFTVAFFAEMFGLPLTMYVFMGMFGYNEVYSIEFFLTQSLGQETAFMIHHWVFNISKIVMGIGILLVIYGWKQIYEGKGKLVTTGLYRYIRHPQYLGFFLITLGMNIQWLTIIMLALWPVVVILYYRLSKTEEKEAIEKYGERYLKYKNDVPGFIPRYLRPKQTTY encoded by the coding sequence TTGTTCATCGTTATTGTTAGTGTTGTTAGTGTTTTCTTGTATTATTTGACCTTGACCTCGTTTGGTTGGAACCAATGGTTATTGGTTGCCGCTAATGTTATTTTTTTTAGTATATTTATTGCCACAATCCAATTCAGAAGAAAAGTAGCCAGACTCCCAAGCAGTGTGTATCTGGCATTTACTGTAGCCTTTTTTGCTGAAATGTTCGGATTGCCATTAACAATGTACGTGTTTATGGGAATGTTCGGATACAACGAAGTTTATTCTATTGAATTCTTTTTAACCCAATCCCTAGGACAAGAAACAGCCTTTATGATCCACCACTGGGTGTTTAACATCTCAAAAATTGTCATGGGCATTGGCATACTACTAGTAATCTACGGATGGAAACAAATCTACGAAGGCAAAGGCAAACTTGTCACCACTGGATTGTACCGATACATACGCCACCCCCAATACTTGGGATTTTTCCTGATAACCTTAGGAATGAACATACAATGGCTAACCATCATCATGCTTGCCCTATGGCCGGTCGTAGTCATCCTCTATTATAGACTCTCCAAAACAGAAGAAAAAGAAGCGATCGAAAAATATGGAGAAAGGTACCTCAAATACAAAAATGATGTGCCAGGATTCATCCCTCGTTATCTCCGCCCTAAACAGACAACATATTAA
- a CDS encoding transcriptional regulator has protein sequence MAAYRKIDTKSTQLLEKIRENLEKLNDKIDVMIEIQKHGQKELPENLPEALDVMTLLSLPDHLRKTAVTLCKLEKATADEVAEQTKRARAVESGYLNQLVIMGYMKKERDGRKAYFYVDREET, from the coding sequence ATGGCAGCTTACCGGAAAATAGACACAAAATCGACACAACTGCTGGAAAAAATTAGAGAGAACCTTGAGAAACTCAACGATAAAATCGACGTAATGATAGAAATACAAAAACACGGACAAAAAGAACTCCCCGAAAACTTGCCGGAAGCCCTAGATGTAATGACGTTACTTTCCCTTCCTGATCATCTAAGGAAAACAGCAGTTACTCTTTGCAAACTAGAAAAAGCGACAGCTGACGAAGTAGCAGAACAAACAAAACGAGCAAGAGCAGTAGAAAGTGGATACCTAAACCAACTTGTGATCATGGGATATATGAAAAAAGAACGAGATGGCCGAAAGGCATACTTCTACGTTGACAGAGAGGAGACATAA